In Candidatus Bathyarchaeota archaeon, a single window of DNA contains:
- a CDS encoding rubrerythrin family protein has protein sequence MELKGSRTEKNLLAAFAGESQARTRYTFFASVAKKEGYEQISALFQETAENEKEHAQLFFKHLKGGVVEIKVAYPAGIIGTTAENLKEAAEGEKIEWGTLYPNFAKVAEEEGFKDAARTFRMVAKVENYHERRYLKLLANVKQGKVFKKDSSTKWKCRNCGYVYEGSEAPEKCPVCKHAKSYFEVWCENY, from the coding sequence ATGGAATTGAAGGGAAGTCGAACCGAGAAGAATCTGTTAGCAGCATTTGCAGGTGAATCTCAAGCTAGAACCAGATACACTTTCTTCGCTAGCGTAGCCAAGAAAGAAGGGTATGAGCAGATATCAGCCCTTTTTCAAGAAACGGCCGAAAACGAAAAAGAACACGCTCAACTCTTCTTCAAGCATCTCAAGGGTGGAGTTGTGGAGATTAAGGTTGCCTATCCTGCAGGAATCATTGGAACAACAGCGGAAAACTTGAAGGAAGCTGCGGAAGGGGAAAAAATAGAGTGGGGAACGCTCTATCCTAACTTTGCTAAAGTGGCAGAGGAAGAGGGGTTCAAAGATGCAGCTAGAACTTTCCGTATGGTTGCTAAGGTAGAGAATTACCATGAGCGACGATACCTGAAACTGTTAGCAAACGTAAAGCAAGGCAAGGTCTTCAAAAAAGATTCATCCACAAAATGGAAATGCAGAAACTGCGGTTACGTTTATGAAGGCAGTGAAGCGCCTGAGAAATGTCCTGTCTGTAAACACGCAAAAAGCTACTTCGAAGTCTGGTGCGAGAACTATTAA
- a CDS encoding DUF998 domain-containing protein, with amino-acid sequence MFNSLVFLLGMLGVFGAYFIQKAFNFKLFSLLAAITGIGAIGVGLFTEDAGVIHAVFSLITFLFAGITAIVSYKLEKPPLSYLSVVLGSVSLVALVLFASGFYLDLGKGGMEHMIAYPALLWAISFGGYLIGDSEDTSATEKL; translated from the coding sequence ATATTCAACTCGTTAGTATTCTTGCTGGGCATGTTAGGAGTTTTTGGTGCCTACTTCATCCAAAAAGCATTTAATTTCAAACTTTTCTCCTTACTAGCTGCAATAACAGGCATTGGTGCAATAGGGGTTGGATTGTTCACAGAGGATGCAGGAGTGATTCATGCTGTTTTTTCTTTGATAACATTTTTGTTCGCCGGGATAACTGCTATAGTGTCCTATAAACTGGAGAAACCACCACTCTCTTACCTATCTGTCGTGTTGGGGAGCGTTTCACTTGTGGCGCTTGTCCTCTTCGCTTCTGGCTTCTATCTAGATTTGGGGAAGGGAGGAATGGAACATATGATTGCCTATCCTGCCTTACTCTGGGCGATAAGTTTCGGTGGTTACCTAATAGGCGATTCCGAGGACACATCTGCAACAGAGAAATTGTAG
- a CDS encoding metal-dependent hydrolase, with translation MAASKYHVLAGFVTFAIFAAAYFIHFNFFRVKPSLLALLSDFKWITLGLFLSLFGSTLSDYDLLYKYLSPWHHRSVITHSAMIPTIALLIYLYPTPFHSYAILVVCFMLGFASHLFLDNFLSVDIEKLIMKMKYAEAVEAITSSLYIGLTPVEYLCKEDLKKLSGTFNIHFPQKILIGKKKRKTLTPKLTRIWLTSNGIIVLAYGMFLFVLFVPIL, from the coding sequence ATGGCTGCCTCAAAATATCATGTTCTTGCAGGTTTCGTGACCTTCGCAATATTCGCGGCTGCTTATTTTATTCATTTCAACTTTTTCAGAGTGAAGCCTAGCTTGCTGGCTCTTCTCTCTGACTTTAAGTGGATCACATTAGGCTTGTTCTTATCCTTATTTGGTTCCACGCTGTCTGATTATGATCTACTCTACAAGTATCTGAGCCCTTGGCATCATCGAAGTGTCATCACACATTCCGCGATGATTCCAACAATTGCTTTGCTGATATACTTGTATCCTACACCCTTCCATAGCTATGCAATATTAGTAGTCTGCTTCATGCTTGGTTTTGCATCACACCTCTTTCTCGACAATTTTCTCAGCGTGGACATAGAGAAGCTGATAATGAAGATGAAATACGCAGAAGCGGTCGAGGCCATCACTTCTTCGCTTTACATCGGTCTAACACCTGTTGAATACCTGTGCAAGGAAGATCTCAAAAAATTGAGCGGCACATTCAACATACATTTCCCCCAAAAGATCCTTATCGGGAAGAAGAAGAGAAAAACGTTGACTCCAAAACTAACACGGATCTGGTTAACCTCCAATGGCATCATTGTTTTGGCATATGGCATGTTTTTGTTTGTACTTTTCGTACCCATACTCTAG
- a CDS encoding calcium/sodium antiporter: MIQSIVFLLLGIVVLFLGSQLAIRGFENIAHRFRVSHLFIGLTVVAIGTSLPEIGVSVIGAIDILAGLDMSAVSGVVVGNKIGSFLNQLTIIMGIVGLTGMMAITKRELKREGTMLVLSIILFSLVALDLKITPMEGGIVTLAYLLYFIYLVKQESLCKSTSKVQEEKPKIHLVKDLLLILVGMCALLVAAEFVVEGSVQLAEILSIPTSVTGLLIVGLGTGLPELTLDITALRRGSAGIAVGDMIGSNICDILFSLGAGAMISGFTVEPILLLFDTPFMFFVAFLVIGLFLRNMRLERKEALVLVLVYVSYVLLKLAFFMGG, translated from the coding sequence ATGATACAATCGATCGTTTTTCTGCTACTTGGAATAGTAGTTTTGTTTCTAGGCTCCCAACTAGCTATAAGAGGTTTTGAGAACATTGCACATCGCTTCAGGGTCTCCCATCTTTTCATTGGGTTAACGGTCGTAGCTATAGGCACCTCGTTGCCCGAAATAGGAGTCAGTGTAATAGGAGCGATAGATATACTTGCAGGACTAGATATGTCAGCTGTTTCGGGAGTAGTAGTTGGGAACAAAATCGGGTCCTTCCTTAACCAACTTACCATAATCATGGGCATAGTTGGGCTTACCGGGATGATGGCCATAACGAAACGGGAGTTAAAGAGGGAGGGAACCATGCTAGTTTTGTCCATCATCCTCTTTTCTTTAGTCGCCTTGGACTTAAAAATAACACCTATGGAAGGAGGAATTGTTACGCTCGCTTATCTACTGTACTTCATCTATCTCGTTAAGCAGGAGTCACTCTGTAAATCAACCTCCAAAGTACAAGAAGAAAAACCGAAAATCCATCTAGTCAAAGATCTCTTGTTAATCCTCGTTGGGATGTGTGCTCTACTTGTGGCCGCGGAATTTGTCGTTGAAGGCAGTGTCCAACTGGCTGAAATATTAAGCATTCCAACATCTGTCACTGGTCTGCTAATAGTTGGCCTAGGCACAGGCTTGCCCGAACTGACACTTGACATAACTGCCCTGCGGAGAGGATCTGCTGGGATAGCGGTAGGTGACATGATTGGGAGTAACATCTGTGACATTCTCTTCTCCTTAGGAGCGGGTGCCATGATCTCTGGATTTACAGTTGAGCCTATACTGTTGTTGTTCGACACCCCTTTCATGTTTTTCGTAGCTTTTCTTGTTATTGGTCTTTTTCTCAGAAATATGCGACTTGAAAGGAAGGAGGCATTAGTACTTGTACTCGTTTACGTGTCATACGTGTTATTGAAACTGGCATTTTTCATGGGTGGTTAG
- a CDS encoding winged helix-turn-helix domain-containing protein: MAVCIVDAPEIIRLLADFTRTEILQLLCEHPMTEAQLSKELGLTRAAVGYHLNLLLKAELIYLERTEPEGHGILQKFYSPIAAFFIADCSHIPHDVKRFFLQMQIMNLRGIFIAFQLHHRFFGVSPATLEKLAATMLRQLEETGRKYAKEDPVENAEALKVKIYAEALDNLTKQDEWRALFRGSKNSSRTW; encoded by the coding sequence ATGGCCGTCTGCATCGTAGATGCTCCTGAGATTATCCGACTACTCGCTGATTTCACACGAACGGAAATCCTCCAGTTACTGTGCGAGCATCCAATGACAGAGGCTCAACTCTCTAAAGAACTCGGTCTGACAAGGGCCGCAGTTGGCTATCATCTAAACCTGCTATTGAAGGCGGAACTTATTTACTTGGAAAGAACTGAACCCGAGGGACACGGTATTTTGCAAAAATTCTACAGCCCAATAGCGGCTTTTTTTATCGCAGATTGCAGTCACATTCCGCATGATGTCAAGAGGTTCTTCTTGCAAATGCAGATAATGAACTTGAGAGGAATATTCATCGCCTTCCAGCTGCACCATCGGTTCTTCGGAGTTTCGCCGGCAACTCTCGAAAAGTTGGCTGCGACTATGCTAAGACAACTCGAGGAGACTGGTCGAAAATACGCTAAAGAAGACCCGGTGGAAAACGCTGAAGCCCTAAAGGTAAAAATATATGCCGAAGCCCTCGACAACCTCACTAAGCAAGATGAATGGCGTGCTCTGTTTAGGGGGTCCAAAAATTCGAGTCGGACTTGGTGA
- the wrbA gene encoding NAD(P)H:quinone oxidoreductase → MSQSKPRILVVFYSMYGHIYKMAEAVAEGVREAGGEPILKQVAELIPEESWNEEIKKAKELMKNVPIAVPRRDLEEIDGVIIGTPTRFGNMCAQMRNFWDQTGGAWMKGALIGKPAAVFTSSNTQHGGQETTIVSTHFTLLHHGCVIVGLPYSFKEQMTMDEITGGSPYGASTIAGRGPPYRRMPSANELELAKNLGRHLTTIANKLLT, encoded by the coding sequence ATGAGTCAATCAAAACCGAGAATTCTCGTTGTCTTCTACTCAATGTATGGGCATATCTATAAAATGGCTGAAGCTGTAGCTGAAGGCGTTAGAGAAGCGGGTGGGGAACCTATTCTCAAACAGGTCGCTGAACTCATTCCTGAAGAATCTTGGAACGAGGAAATAAAAAAAGCAAAGGAACTCATGAAAAATGTTCCGATTGCTGTTCCCCGTAGGGACCTTGAAGAAATTGACGGTGTTATTATAGGCACTCCAACTCGCTTTGGCAACATGTGTGCACAGATGAGAAACTTCTGGGATCAGACTGGAGGGGCATGGATGAAGGGAGCTCTCATTGGCAAACCTGCAGCGGTATTTACTAGCTCCAACACTCAACATGGGGGTCAAGAGACAACCATTGTGTCAACTCATTTCACACTATTACACCACGGCTGCGTTATAGTCGGCCTGCCCTACTCTTTCAAAGAGCAGATGACGATGGACGAGATAACAGGTGGCTCACCATATGGGGCTTCAACCATCGCTGGACGGGGTCCACCATACAGACGTATGCCGTCAGCAAACGAGTTGGAATTGGCAAAGAACTTAGGCAGACATCTTACGACAATTGCCAACAAGCTGTTGACATAG
- a CDS encoding MBL fold metallo-hydrolase, protein MSESLEKAKNAQKDYRWVKKLETTVYDVPISKKKKEKRRQIQANLFVGDWTEYHGTVGQESKIRFRGGKGYVPNDSIGDERILEIYFIDVGQGDAILIQTADDRRVLIDGGKDRSAYSFIKWKYNLRKYHKDFDAIIMTHGDSDHTGGLFPLLNDDHVLVRAIYHNGIAKHRKKPVLGKEEKVNGKKMIVELYDDIENLKPKAGELTRTYKKWVEAVSKAKKRALRNNIDLKCIRADQNTEPIVLGKKNPLKISFLNPINLASKNSPKLMKFGSTSETINGNSVAVLLEYGVARILLCGDMNEKAERQFLEHCKQETPIAHVFKANHHGSQDFSTEFLKVIQPWVTIVSSGDQPDYGHPRASLLGSLGQYAPNVIEKPLLFSTEIAATFKKVDSNSEDVDTQLYEKTIYGLINVRTNGQWLAAGKVFNKRRGKGKYAKSIWDWEKYAFNLKNGKPLTDNLLENDS, encoded by the coding sequence TTGTCTGAGTCATTGGAAAAAGCAAAAAATGCCCAAAAAGATTATCGATGGGTAAAAAAATTAGAAACTACAGTTTATGATGTCCCAATAAGTAAGAAAAAGAAGGAAAAGAGAAGGCAAATTCAAGCTAATCTTTTCGTCGGCGACTGGACAGAGTATCATGGAACAGTGGGGCAAGAATCAAAGATAAGGTTTCGAGGTGGGAAAGGCTATGTGCCTAATGATTCAATTGGAGATGAAAGGATCCTTGAAATATATTTCATAGATGTGGGTCAAGGCGACGCAATCCTCATCCAAACAGCAGACGATAGAAGGGTTCTCATAGACGGAGGAAAAGACAGGAGCGCTTACAGTTTCATAAAATGGAAGTATAATTTGAGGAAATATCACAAAGATTTTGACGCGATAATCATGACTCATGGTGACTCAGATCATACAGGTGGGCTATTTCCATTACTCAATGACGATCATGTATTGGTAAGGGCAATCTATCACAATGGAATAGCTAAGCATAGGAAAAAACCAGTTCTAGGTAAGGAAGAAAAAGTTAATGGAAAGAAAATGATCGTCGAATTATACGACGATATCGAGAATCTGAAACCAAAGGCAGGAGAATTAACTAGGACCTACAAGAAGTGGGTTGAAGCGGTCTCAAAGGCAAAGAAAAGGGCACTACGAAACAATATTGACCTCAAGTGCATTCGCGCCGACCAAAATACAGAACCCATTGTCTTAGGCAAGAAAAACCCACTGAAGATCAGCTTCTTGAACCCCATAAACTTGGCTAGCAAAAATTCACCCAAACTTATGAAATTCGGAAGTACTAGTGAAACTATAAATGGAAACTCTGTTGCGGTTTTACTCGAGTATGGCGTGGCAAGAATATTATTGTGTGGAGATATGAACGAGAAAGCGGAAAGGCAATTTCTGGAACACTGCAAACAGGAAACCCCTATCGCACATGTTTTTAAGGCAAACCATCATGGGAGCCAAGATTTCTCTACAGAGTTTCTCAAAGTCATTCAACCTTGGGTGACCATCGTGTCCTCTGGCGACCAGCCCGACTATGGACATCCAAGAGCCAGCCTCTTAGGAAGCTTAGGTCAGTACGCACCAAACGTAATTGAAAAGCCACTTCTGTTCTCAACAGAGATTGCTGCAACTTTCAAAAAGGTAGATTCCAACTCTGAAGATGTTGATACCCAGCTATACGAAAAAACCATCTATGGGCTTATCAATGTGAGAACTAACGGGCAATGGTTAGCAGCAGGCAAAGTATTCAACAAACGAAGAGGGAAGGGCAAGTATGCCAAAAGCATATGGGACTGGGAAAAATATGCTTTCAACCTAAAAAATGGGAAACCACTAACAGACAATCTTTTAGAAAACGATTCATGA
- a CDS encoding YegP family protein, whose translation MPVPPQFEMYKDAAGEYRFRLRAPNGEIIAISESYRSKDGCKNGIESVKENAPKAIIQDLT comes from the coding sequence ATGCCAGTTCCACCACAGTTTGAAATGTACAAAGATGCTGCTGGCGAGTATAGATTTAGGTTAAGAGCACCAAACGGCGAGATAATAGCGATAAGTGAAAGCTATAGATCGAAAGATGGTTGCAAAAACGGAATAGAGTCCGTAAAAGAAAACGCTCCGAAGGCAATAATTCAAGACCTCACATAA